The window TCGCGACCCTCCCCGAGGCGACGACCTGGCTTCACGAGCACGCGCTCGCACCGTTCCTCGAAGAGACACGCAAGGATCGCCTCTCCGAGGTCGAGCGGGTCAGCGCCCACGTCGAGCTTTCGCTCACCGAGCTGCTCCAGCGCGCGGACGAGGAGATCGGCCGGGCGGCGTCCGATGTGGAGCAGAAGCTTCCCGGCGCCGAGGGACGACTCGCCCAGACCGAGACCCGCCATGCGGAGCTGCTTGCCCGCCGCGAGCGCCGCCGGATCGACCTCGATCGCCAGCGGGCGCTCACGCTCCAGGCCGTCGAGCGGCTCGCGAGCGTCCTCGTGCTGCCACACCCCGAGCGCGAGGCGCCTGAGGTACGGCGCCTCAGGCCGAACTTCGAGACCGAAGCCATCGCCATGCGCGTGGTCATGGAGCACGAGCGGGCGCAGGGCCGTCAGGTCTACGACGTCTCCGAGAAGAACCTGGGCTACGACGTCACGAGCCTCGATCTTGCTTCCGGAGAGCTGCGCCTCATCGAGGTGAAGGGGCTTGGCGCGACGACCGGCACGATCCTGCTCACGCCCAATGAGCGACGCGTGGCAGAAGACCGTCCCGACTGTTTCTGGCTCTACGTCGTCACCGACTGCGACAATGCGCCACGACTCCAGGAGCCGATCCGCGACCCGGCGCGCCTCGACTGGAACGAGGTGACGAAGGTGGCGCACTACTACCTGGCCGTGAACGCGATGACGAAGCCCATGCAGGTGCGCGAGGATTCCCCGCCGTATGGAGGAGGCTCTTGACTTCGGCAAGGGACGGATGAGCGACTTCATCTTCGTCAGCAGCGTGCAGAAGGAACTGCGGGCCGAGCGGCAGGCCGTCCGGGATTTCGTACGCGGGGATGCCTTGTTGCGGCGCTTCTTCGATGTCTTTCTCTTCGAAGACCTGCCGGCTTCCGATCGCCGGGCGGACAACGTGTACCTGGACGAGGTGGCGCGCTGCGGCATCTACCTCGGGCTACTCGGCAACGAGTATGGCGGCGAGGATGCTGCGGGCGTGTCGCCGACGGAGCGCGAGTTCGACCACGCCACTGCCCGTGGCAAGGTCCGGCTCATCTTCGTCAAGGGAGCGCTCGATGCACACCGGCATCCAAAGATGCGATCGCTGATGAGCAAGGCGGGCACGCAGCTCATCCGTCGTCGCTTCACCGGCATTCCCGACCTTACCGCGGCTCTCTACGCGAGCCTCGTCGAGCATCTGGAGCGAACCGGCAAGCTCCGCACCCGACCCTTCGACGCGGCGGCCTGTCCGGACGCCACCCTGGCTGACATCTCCCCGGAGAAGGTGAAGTGGTTTCTCGGCATGGCTCGCCGGGAGCGGCAATACCCGCTCGGTGAAGGCACGCCGCCGGCCGAGGCGTTGGCCCACCTCAACCTGCTCGACGCCGGCCAGCCGAGCTACGCGGCCATGCTCCTTTTCGGAAGCCAGCCGCAACGCTTTCTGCTCAGCTCCGAGGTCAAGTGCCTGCACTTCCACGGCACCGAGGTCCGCAAACCCATTCCGTCCTACCAGGTCTACCAGGGCACGGTGTTCGAGTTGGTGGATCAGGCGGTGGACTTCGTCATGTCCAAGATCACCCGGGCCGTGGGCACGCGCGCCAAGGGTCCGCAGGCGCCGGTCGAGTACGAGCTGCCCCGCGAGGCTGTGGCCGAGGCCCTCGTCAACGCCGTGGCGCACCGCGACTACACAAGCAACGCCAGCGTCCAGGTGATGCTCTTCGCCGACCGGCTGGAGGTCTGGAACCCCGGTGAACTTCCGCCCGCTCTGACCCTGGCGCAGTTGCGCGTGCCGCACCCATCCATTCCGCACAACCCGCTCATCAGCGAACCGCTCTTCCTCGCCCGCTACATCGAACGGGCCGGCACCGGCACGTTGGACATGATCGCCCGGTGCCGGGAGGTCGGCTTGCCAGAGCCCGAGTTCCGGCAGGACGGCGGGCAGTTCGTCATCACCCTGTGGCGGGATTGGCTGACGCAGAAGGCCATCGATGCCCTCGGCCTGAACGAGCGCCAGAAGCAGGCCGTGGCCCTGGTCCGGAAAAACGGGCGCATCACCAACCGGGAGTACCAGGCCCTGGCCGGCATCACGGATCGTACCGCGCTGCGGGACTTCGAGGAACTGACGGCGAAGGGCGTGCTCGAGAAACGCGGCACCACGGGGCGATCCATCCACTACGTGCTCAGGCGGCAAACCCGACACAAACCCGACAAAGCCGACACCGGAGCCTCCGACCGGGGAACCCGACACAAACCTGACAAAGGCGACACGAGATGAGCCGGCAACGCACCGTCACGCAGATCGACGCGAAGGCCAGGCGCCTGCCCGCCGGGTTCGTCGCGCGCGGCCTCCTCCTGCGCCGGGGCGAAGGGCGGGGCGCGTATTACGTGGCCGCCCAAGAGAAACGGGCGGTTGCCCGATCAAACGGGCGACCGCCTGTTTCTCGACCGCTCCCGCCGGATTTGCGCCGCGAGGGCGGCCCCTCTCGCAGGAAGAAGGGCAAGGGCCGGCAATGATCCCCAAGGACTGCAAGCGCCTCGCCGGCGTGGACTTCCCGATCGCCGAGGTGTCGCGGCACGCGGCGCGGGAGAAGTGCGGTGGAGGTCTGGGGTCGCGGCACCAACCGCGTGATCGAGATGTGCGCGAAGCACGGCGCGCCGCCTCCGGTGTTCGAGAAAAAGCAGGGGTTCCTCGTCGTCACCTTCAGGGCGCCGTTGGTCGCCGGCGGCGCGGCGGGAGCTTCAAGGAGCGAGTCTGGGGACCAAGTCGGGACCAAGTCGGGACTAAGTCGGGACCGAGTCGAAGATCTTACGACTGTGCCGGAAAGAACGCTCTCTGATCGAGTTGATGAGCGCCATCGGACGGCAGAACCGCACCAAGTTCCGCGATGGTCTCATCCGGCCTCTCATTGAAGGCGGACTGCTGGCCTACACCATCCCCGACAAACCGAGAAGCCGCGTGCAGAGGTACAGGACGACGGGGGCGGGGCTGGCGGTGGCAACCGCCCATGCTTCCGGGCGACCGCCCGTTTCGCCCGTGAAGCCGCCCGATTCGGGGCCCGGCGCGCCACGATCCGGGAGCCGCAAGAAGACCAGCAAGGGAAGGAAGGGCCGGTGATCCCCAAGGACTGCAAGCGCCTGGCCGAGGCGGGGCTCGCTGAGGCGCGCGGCGAGCGCAAGGGGCGGAGCTGGCACCTTGCCGCGGCGACCTACCGGCGGCTCGGCGAGAAGGCCGCGTATGTGCACCAGCGCGGCTTCGAGCCGGTGCAGCAGGAGCAGATGGTGCTCCAGTACGTGGCAAAGCACGGCCGCATCACCCGGGCTGAAGCGGCGGGGCTGTGCAAGCTCTCGCCCGACCAAGCCTACCGGCTCCTTCAGCGGCTGACGGAGAGCGGCCGCCTAGCCCGCCATGGAACCAAGAAGGGGGCGTGGTATGAGCGCCGCGCATAAATTAACCGCGCGCGGTTATCATATAACCGCGCGCTCAAATATATGCGCGGGCGGGGTGTGGGTATTCAGGATGCGACCTCGGCCGTCGGTCGGGGTGGCAGAGCCGCAAGGGGGCACTGCGTGATCCCCAAGGACTGCAAGCGGCTCACTGAGGTGGACTTGCTGATCGCGGAGGTGTTGCGGCACGCGGGGCGGGAGAAGTCGATCCGACGTGGGCATCCGAGCAGGCGGCATCGCCGGGGCGCCGCTCGGCAGACAGCAAACAACTGGCAGAAGGAGGGGCCGGATGAGTGAAAAGACCGAGTCGCTAAGATTTTCAAGCCTCCGGCTGCAGAACTGGAAGAACTTCGCGCGGATCGAAGTCGATCTCCAGAACCGCGTCTTCCTCGTCGGACCGAACGCCGCCGGGAAATCTAATTTGCTGGACGTCTTCCGCTTCCTGCGGGATCTGGCCTCGCCTGGCGGTGGCTTCCAGGAGGCGATCCGCCGCCGCGGCGGGGTGAGCGTCATCCGGTGTCTGGCCGCGCGCCGCTATCCCGACATCGAGCTTCGCGTCGTCGTCGAGCCGCCGCAGGCGGCAATCCGATGGGAGTACGAACTCGCCTTCAATCAGGACGCGCAGCGCCGGGCGCGCATCCGCAAAGAGAAGGTGGTTCGAGACGGGCAGACGCTGCTGGAGCGTCCGAGCGCCGATGATGAGCAGGATCCAGCGCGGTTGACGCAGACGCACCTCGAGCA is drawn from Candidatus Rokuibacteriota bacterium and contains these coding sequences:
- a CDS encoding ATP-binding protein, with translation MEEALDFGKGRMSDFIFVSSVQKELRAERQAVRDFVRGDALLRRFFDVFLFEDLPASDRRADNVYLDEVARCGIYLGLLGNEYGGEDAAGVSPTEREFDHATARGKVRLIFVKGALDAHRHPKMRSLMSKAGTQLIRRRFTGIPDLTAALYASLVEHLERTGKLRTRPFDAAACPDATLADISPEKVKWFLGMARRERQYPLGEGTPPAEALAHLNLLDAGQPSYAAMLLFGSQPQRFLLSSEVKCLHFHGTEVRKPIPSYQVYQGTVFELVDQAVDFVMSKITRAVGTRAKGPQAPVEYELPREAVAEALVNAVAHRDYTSNASVQVMLFADRLEVWNPGELPPALTLAQLRVPHPSIPHNPLISEPLFLARYIERAGTGTLDMIARCREVGLPEPEFRQDGGQFVITLWRDWLTQKAIDALGLNERQKQAVALVRKNGRITNREYQALAGITDRTALRDFEELTAKGVLEKRGTTGRSIHYVLRRQTRHKPDKADTGASDRGTRHKPDKGDTR